From a single Pseudophryne corroboree isolate aPseCor3 chromosome 6, aPseCor3.hap2, whole genome shotgun sequence genomic region:
- the LOC134935948 gene encoding platelet glycoprotein Ib alpha chain-like, translating to MGNKLTEIPDGFFDGLDNLAYVYLEKNPWNCNCALEYFKKWIEENDFSVYQLSDGHPVNDAESVICFDGTPLLHYSMDQCHFKGKGDMDFKFLPKPPTKALPTVKATKAEPVVRTSTQPWPTILIATSEVGKMAETTTVLTTKVWQTSTDMKFGEITTPTTKPATTKVYASTWTSGASRTSERTTEIPNTTTYQTLLMTTSDVGTTGITTEVPIPSLHSTTKRELSTVMTTATSDVPTSVARSSKVPTPTLHSTTKREPSTVMTAATSDATTSVAKTPVTMTSGDLRGTQEQLLYSMPPARDSRVAATGMSWLAQVILEHCCILHLLIYALCLLIVLAQMVTSVLILVWTYHFFYSHYKALTEDLPEIRLVRYSLRAPADEGEILLMHNGTLESHFRDQSSNGVTRMLVIEADARAHDIRCTSAIL from the coding sequence ATGGGAAACAAACTCACGGAAATTCCAGATGGCTTCTTTGATGGCTTAGATAATCTGGCTTATGTGTACCTGGAGAAGAATCCATGGAACTGCAACTGTGCCCTCGAGTACTTCAAGAAATGGATAGAGGAGAACGACTTTTCAGTCTACCAACTCTCTGACGGTCACCCAGTTAATGACGCAGAAAGTGTGATCTGCTTCGATGGGACCCCGCTTTTGCATTACAGCATGGATCAATGCCACTTCAAAGGGAAAGGTGACATGGATTTCAAATTTTTGCCCAAGCCACCAACGAAGGCGTTGCCAACTGTAAAAGCCACAAAAGCTGAGCCAGTGGTCAGAACCTCCACACAACCATGGCCAACAATTTTGATAGCAACCTCCGAAGTTGGGAAGATGGCAGAAACTACAACGGTACTAACCACAAAAGTATGGCAAACATCGACAGATATGAAGTTTGGGGAAATAACTACACCAACCACAAAGCCAGCCACCACAAAGGTGTATGCATCAACATGGACATCGGGGGCTTCAAGAACTAGTGAAAGAACCACAGAAATTCCAAACACGACCACCTATCAAACACTTTTGATGACAACCTCCGACGTTGGGACAACTGGAATAACTACAGAGGTGCCAATTCCAAGTTTGCACTCAACGACGAAGAGAGAACTGAGCACGGTGATGACTACAGCTACCAGCGATGTTCCTACCAGCGTGGCCAGGTCATCAAAGGTGCCAACTCCAACTTTGCACTCCACAACGAAGAGAGAACCGAGCACGGTGATGACTGCAGCTACCAGCGATGCTACTACCAGTGTGGCCAAGACACCTGTTACGATGACCTCAGGAGACCTCAGGGGAACCCAAGAACAACTTCTGTACTCCATGCCCCCTGCAAGAGATTCCAGGGTGGCAGCAACTGGCATGTCTTGGCTGGCGCAAGTTATCCTAGAACACTGCTGCATCCTCCATCTGCTCATCTATGCCTTGTGCCTACTCATTGTCCTGGCGCAAATGGTGACATCGGTGCTGATACTGGTGTGGACATACCATTTTTTCTACTCACATTACAAGGCGCTTACAGAAGACCTGCCCGAGATCCGACTGGTCCGCTACAGCCTGCGAGCACCGGCGGACGAAGGAGAGATATTGCTGATGCACAACGGCACGCTCGAATCTCACTTTAGAGACCAGTCATCCAACGGGGTGACAAGAATGTTAGTGATTGAAGCGGATGCTAGGGCCCATGATATAAGGTGCACGTCCGCCATTCTGTAG